The Methanophagales archaeon DNA segment CGCAGCCCTGCTTCTACCAGGTTGTTCATGCTTTACAAGGATAATGAAGAAGAAAGAATATTATTTAAGGAAGTGGAATTATGTTAGTGAAGGATAATGAAGGGAGTAAGAGCGAAGATAACAAAGGCGCTACCGACCGGAGCTCGGTTGGATTGCGTGGATAATACCGGTGCAAAGGTATTGCAGATAATAGCGGTAAAGGGCTACAGGGGTGTAAAGAACAGATATCCGAAGGCAGGCGTGGGGGATATGGTGGTGATAGCGGTGAAGAAGGGCAGACCAGAGATAAAGAAGCAGATATTGAAGGCGGTGATAATAAGGCAGAGGAAAGAATACAGGCGTCCATCCGGGCTCAGAGTGAAGTTTGAGGATAACGCCGCGATTATTGTGGATGACAAGGGCACGCCGAAGGGTTCGGAGATAAGGGGACCGGTGGCGAGGGAAGCTGTAGAGCGATTCTCCGCGATAGCATCGGCAGCTACAATGATTGTATAGCCTTTTTATTACTTTTTTATCTCTGAATTTCTACCCATGCACTATATGCCGGTTCCAGTTCCAGTTCCGGTCCAATAAGCATGATGAATAAGAGTAAGAGTAAGGGTAAGAATAAGAGAGAACTAAGTACTGTATTATTAATGGGAGGCTTTGAGACCTGGAGTAAAAATTTGAATATCGCTGTGCCTTTTATACTCAGTTCTGTACTCACGGCTATAGTGATTGTTATCGTGGTTGGTGTAGGCATACTGGTGACCGGCGGTCCCTTTTTGATTTATCTTTATCACTTTGGTGAAGAAGTCCCGCCAGAGCTCATCCCGCAGCTCAAATCTCAATTCATGCATAGTTTCCACGTCATTATCACTCTGCTTGGCATCATCATAGCTCTGGGATTATTGATAAATGCATATTTCACGGCTGGTGCGATAGGCATGGCGAAAGAAGCCACGAAACGTGGCAGGACCAGTATATCTGATATGCTGAGGTATGGAAGCAGGAACTTTATACAGCTGCTCTTCGCGGAGATCATAGTTGCTCTTATTGCCGCTTTAGCTTTCGGTATTGCATTTTTGATTCCAGTGCCAGAGATGAGTTCACGGGTTGCACTGCCGCTCATGCTCATACCGTTATCTTATCTCTTGATTGTAAGCATTATATTCGCACTTGTACCATACGCAGTTGTTATCGGCGGTCACAATGCCATAGCAGGTGTGAGTGAGAGCTTAAAGCTGTTCAAAGCGCAT contains these protein-coding regions:
- a CDS encoding 50S ribosomal protein L14: MKGVRAKITKALPTGARLDCVDNTGAKVLQIIAVKGYRGVKNRYPKAGVGDMVVIAVKKGRPEIKKQILKAVIIRQRKEYRRPSGLRVKFEDNAAIIVDDKGTPKGSEIRGPVAREAVERFSAIASAATMIV